A single genomic interval of Halomonas sp. GT harbors:
- a CDS encoding alpha-glucosidase family protein, producing the protein MMQMPSTSHYVGSQGADWWRGAVIYQIYPRSFMDSDGNDGRSDGIGDLKGVIDKLDYIASLNVDAIWLSPFFTSPMKDFGYDISDYRGVDPMFGTLEDFDRLVEAAHARGLKVTIDQVMSHTSDQHAWFEESRKSRDNPKADWYVWADPKPDGAPPTNWQSVFGGSAWQWDTRRCQYYLHNFLASQPDLNFRTPAVVDAILEEARFWLERGVDGFRLDAVNFCTHGELKDNPPRAEVTESFLGVRPDNPYGYQLHQYDKTQPENVVFLERLRGLLDEYPGSTSVGEVGDDDALGVMAEYSQGGNRLHMCYSFNLLTDKADPGYLHKTLTEMEARIGDGWPCWALGNHDVTRLATRWQAEGQLDKLRLYMVFLLTQRGSVCLYQGEELGLPEAELTFEQLVDPAGITFWPTYKGRDGCRTPHPWQADVRHAGFSDVSPWLPVPDSHASLAVDQQDNDAGSLLNAYREFLAFRRTQPALVKGDVRYHAVHDDVLCLERTYQQTRLLIALNFSDQPVTRVAPEGAESLTGSPSWLNGVWQEGQLRLPQLSLPPYGVAIACCPQSEEDAPWDV; encoded by the coding sequence ATGATGCAGATGCCTTCCACCTCCCACTACGTTGGCAGCCAAGGCGCTGACTGGTGGCGCGGCGCAGTGATTTATCAAATTTATCCGCGCAGCTTTATGGATAGCGACGGAAACGATGGACGAAGCGATGGGATTGGTGACTTAAAAGGGGTGATCGATAAGCTTGATTACATTGCCTCGCTAAACGTCGATGCCATCTGGCTGTCGCCGTTTTTCACCTCGCCCATGAAAGACTTCGGCTACGATATTAGCGATTACCGTGGTGTTGACCCGATGTTTGGCACCCTGGAAGATTTCGATCGCCTAGTAGAGGCCGCTCATGCCAGAGGGCTGAAGGTAACGATTGACCAAGTAATGTCGCACACTTCTGACCAGCACGCATGGTTTGAAGAGAGCCGCAAAAGTCGCGATAACCCGAAAGCGGACTGGTATGTCTGGGCCGACCCCAAACCTGATGGTGCGCCGCCTACCAACTGGCAATCGGTGTTTGGAGGTAGTGCTTGGCAGTGGGATACGCGCCGTTGCCAGTATTATCTGCATAACTTCCTGGCCAGTCAGCCGGATCTCAATTTCCGCACTCCCGCCGTGGTGGATGCCATTCTGGAAGAAGCGCGCTTTTGGCTAGAGCGGGGGGTCGACGGCTTCCGTCTTGATGCAGTGAACTTCTGCACCCATGGCGAGCTTAAGGATAATCCTCCGCGCGCAGAAGTAACCGAAAGCTTTTTAGGTGTTCGCCCAGATAACCCTTATGGCTACCAGTTACATCAGTACGATAAAACCCAGCCGGAAAACGTGGTGTTTTTAGAGCGCCTGCGAGGCCTGCTGGATGAGTATCCCGGCTCGACGAGCGTAGGAGAAGTTGGTGACGATGACGCCCTGGGCGTGATGGCGGAATACTCCCAAGGTGGGAATCGCCTGCACATGTGCTACTCCTTTAACCTGCTGACCGACAAAGCCGACCCTGGATATTTGCATAAAACGCTCACCGAAATGGAAGCTCGGATTGGTGATGGTTGGCCCTGTTGGGCACTGGGAAACCACGATGTTACCCGCCTTGCCACTCGCTGGCAGGCCGAAGGGCAACTGGATAAGCTGCGCCTTTATATGGTGTTTTTGCTTACCCAAAGGGGCAGTGTGTGCCTCTATCAAGGTGAAGAACTTGGCTTGCCAGAAGCCGAACTGACGTTTGAGCAGTTGGTTGACCCGGCGGGCATCACCTTTTGGCCTACCTATAAAGGCCGCGACGGCTGCCGAACGCCACACCCTTGGCAAGCTGACGTGCGACACGCTGGCTTTAGCGACGTTTCGCCCTGGCTGCCAGTGCCCGATTCGCACGCAAGCCTCGCCGTTGATCAGCAAGATAATGATGCCGGTTCGTTGCTCAATGCTTACCGTGAGTTTTTAGCATTCCGTCGCACCCAACCTGCGCTAGTAAAAGGCGATGTGCGCTACCACGCTGTGCATGACGATGTGCTCTGTTTAGAGCGCACTTATCAACAAACACGCTTGCTGATTGCGCTGAATTTTAGCGATCAACCCGTCACTCGCGTGGCGCCGGAGGGCGCTGAATCACTGACGGGTTCGCCTTCTTGGCTAAATGGCGTATGGCAGGAGGGGCAACTACGACTACCGCAACTGTCCCTTCCGCCCTATGGCGTAGCGATTGCCTGCTGCCCACAATCCGAGGAGGATGCACCATGGGACGTTTAA
- the ugpC gene encoding sn-glycerol-3-phosphate ABC transporter ATP-binding protein UgpC, producing the protein MGRLTLSGIGKSFDGVEISRDIDLTIEDGEFVVFVGPSGCGKSTLLRMIAGLEDITEGDMQLDGQRINEIPPQERDIGMVFQSYALYPHMSVAENMAFGLKLARTDKAEIRRRVQHAAEMLHLTELLERKPKDLSGGQRQRVAIGRTLVKEPAVFLFDEPLSNLDAALRVDMRVQIAALHKRLNATMIYVTHDQVEAMTLADRIVLLSRGRIAQVGAPLSLYHFPKTLEVAEFIGSPRINTFPVTVVDPGERQTVVRLHSGDALTVAVNGKHLQSGDSATLGLRAEDFVAAEQAEATLNATLMVAEKLGYETLAHWQVAGIDVPLTQRLDGLTHLKEGQTVRLGLVGQHCHLFDHSGNACPRQVEVDSVSQ; encoded by the coding sequence ATGGGACGTTTAACGCTTAGCGGTATTGGTAAATCCTTTGACGGTGTGGAAATCTCTCGGGATATCGATCTTACGATCGAAGATGGCGAGTTTGTGGTCTTCGTTGGCCCTTCTGGCTGCGGAAAATCCACCCTGCTGCGTATGATTGCCGGTCTTGAAGACATCACCGAAGGCGATATGCAGCTTGATGGTCAGCGGATCAATGAGATTCCGCCTCAGGAGCGGGATATCGGTATGGTGTTCCAATCCTATGCGCTTTACCCGCATATGAGCGTGGCGGAAAATATGGCTTTTGGCTTAAAGCTGGCGCGTACTGATAAAGCTGAAATTCGTCGTCGTGTACAGCACGCCGCTGAAATGCTGCACTTAACTGAACTACTTGAACGCAAACCTAAAGATCTTTCAGGTGGCCAGCGTCAGCGGGTAGCGATTGGCCGTACCTTGGTAAAAGAGCCCGCGGTTTTTCTATTCGATGAACCGCTCTCAAACCTGGATGCCGCGCTGCGGGTGGATATGCGGGTGCAGATTGCGGCCCTGCATAAGCGCCTGAACGCCACCATGATCTACGTGACCCACGATCAAGTGGAAGCGATGACTCTGGCTGACCGTATTGTGCTGCTTTCCCGTGGCCGTATCGCCCAGGTTGGCGCGCCGCTCTCGCTTTATCACTTCCCTAAAACCCTTGAAGTGGCCGAGTTCATCGGCTCGCCGCGGATTAATACCTTTCCCGTCACGGTGGTAGACCCAGGTGAACGTCAAACAGTAGTGCGTCTTCATAGCGGTGACGCGCTGACAGTGGCGGTCAATGGCAAGCACCTTCAGTCAGGGGATAGTGCAACGCTTGGGCTGCGGGCAGAAGATTTTGTCGCAGCCGAGCAGGCAGAAGCCACGCTGAATGCGACCTTAATGGTGGCGGAAAAGTTGGGTTACGAAACGCTGGCGCATTGGCAGGTAGCAGGCATCGACGTCCCACTTACCCAGCGTTTAGACGGTTTGACCCACCTGAAAGAGGGGCAAACGGTGCGTTTGGGTCTTGTAGGCCAGCATTGCCATCTGTTTGATCACAGTGGCAATGCTTGCCCCCGGCAGGTTGAAGTAGATAGCGTTAGCCAATAA
- a CDS encoding DUF3455 domain-containing protein produces the protein MTIQPLTRAALAATLIASFSHVALADMTPADVQVPDGNTVALETVGVGAITYMCEAKDDGTMGWVFKGPHAALNDNDGAQVGSYYGPPATWEALDGSKITGTQLATAANGDGNIPLQLVEANPAEGEGAMTGVSYIQRLNTQGGVAPDVACDDGHDGATAVVTYQADYIFWTAN, from the coding sequence ATGACTATCCAACCTCTTACGCGTGCAGCACTCGCCGCTACCTTGATTGCATCCTTCAGTCACGTTGCGCTGGCCGATATGACGCCTGCCGACGTTCAAGTGCCCGATGGCAATACCGTCGCTCTGGAAACAGTCGGTGTGGGTGCGATTACCTACATGTGTGAAGCCAAAGACGACGGTACTATGGGCTGGGTATTCAAAGGCCCACACGCGGCGCTGAACGACAATGATGGGGCTCAAGTTGGCAGCTACTACGGCCCGCCTGCTACTTGGGAAGCATTGGATGGCTCCAAAATAACCGGCACTCAGCTGGCAACTGCTGCGAATGGTGATGGCAATATCCCATTGCAGCTAGTTGAAGCCAATCCTGCGGAAGGTGAGGGCGCAATGACTGGCGTTAGCTACATTCAACGTCTGAATACTCAGGGCGGTGTCGCCCCCGATGTGGCTTGCGATGACGGCCACGACGGTGCCACCGCAGTTGTAACCTATCAAGCAGACTATATTTTCTGGACAGCTAACTAA
- a CDS encoding sigma-70 family RNA polymerase sigma factor yields the protein MSDIGVSTIANDFDYADALARCARGEQAALHQLYRQEGARLLGVVIRIVKDRGMAEDIVHDACLNIWQRADSFDPERGSARTWIFSIARHLALNAIRQRDREIRVDVNDPGELADDDTYQQSLSTTVEAFDWQTGQQMDECLQQLETERRNCVLHAYVDGLSHAEISAHTGAPLGTVKAWIKRSLLRLRECMS from the coding sequence GTGTCTGATATAGGCGTATCTACGATAGCCAACGACTTCGACTATGCTGATGCACTTGCCCGCTGCGCGCGTGGTGAGCAAGCGGCACTGCATCAGCTTTATCGTCAAGAGGGGGCCCGACTGCTTGGCGTTGTCATACGTATCGTGAAAGACCGCGGTATGGCTGAGGACATTGTCCACGATGCTTGTCTGAACATCTGGCAGCGTGCCGATAGTTTCGACCCAGAACGGGGCTCTGCCCGAACCTGGATATTCAGTATTGCCCGCCACTTAGCATTAAATGCTATTCGTCAGCGCGACCGAGAAATCAGGGTGGATGTCAACGACCCAGGCGAGCTAGCCGATGATGATACCTACCAACAGTCATTATCGACGACGGTGGAGGCCTTTGACTGGCAGACTGGCCAACAGATGGATGAGTGCTTGCAGCAATTGGAAACCGAGCGCCGAAACTGTGTGCTACATGCCTACGTGGATGGGTTAAGTCATGCCGAAATTTCTGCACACACTGGCGCGCCGCTAGGCACTGTTAAAGCCTGGATTAAGCGAAGTTTACTTCGCCTGCGGGAGTGTATGTCATGA
- a CDS encoding anti-sigma factor produces the protein MTRSNENDDLHALAGEYVLGSLPIAEREAFEARLANDPKLQTIVADWEEQFFPYTAIVDPVTPSDYLWPRIERSMQAASKRSARVPRAAPTPRRLVHSLPFWRAATGLGLAAAVTMGVILTNVSTAPTTPEYMVVLLAPQTQSAGWVVQAANRQEIQLIPLGTFEVPEGKALEFWTKADDWQAPVSLGLVEPGQPLRLRLDQLPPLEDNQLFELTLEDDTGSPTGLPTGPIEFIGRAVEI, from the coding sequence ATGACACGTTCAAACGAAAATGATGACCTTCATGCACTTGCAGGGGAGTACGTATTAGGGTCGTTACCCATTGCTGAGCGAGAAGCCTTTGAGGCACGCTTAGCCAACGACCCAAAATTACAGACCATCGTGGCTGACTGGGAAGAGCAGTTTTTCCCCTATACCGCGATCGTTGATCCTGTTACCCCATCAGATTATTTATGGCCGCGCATAGAGCGCAGCATGCAAGCCGCATCGAAAAGATCAGCGCGTGTTCCAAGAGCGGCACCAACGCCACGCCGCTTGGTGCACAGCCTGCCATTTTGGCGCGCCGCTACCGGCCTTGGTTTGGCTGCCGCGGTGACCATGGGAGTGATATTGACCAATGTCTCTACTGCACCAACAACGCCAGAATATATGGTGGTGCTGTTAGCGCCGCAAACTCAATCAGCAGGGTGGGTCGTACAGGCCGCCAACCGCCAAGAGATTCAACTGATCCCGTTGGGCACTTTTGAAGTGCCCGAAGGAAAAGCACTGGAGTTCTGGACCAAGGCAGATGATTGGCAAGCGCCGGTTTCACTTGGCCTAGTAGAGCCAGGGCAACCGCTACGCTTGCGTTTAGACCAGTTACCGCCGCTTGAGGATAACCAGCTCTTTGAACTCACGCTAGAAGATGACACCGGTTCGCCCACCGGTTTACCCACTGGCCCGATTGAGTTTATCGGCCGCGCGGTGGAGATTTAA
- the trkA gene encoding Trk system potassium transporter TrkA gives MKIIILGAGQVGATLAEHLAREENDITVVDTDGAKLRELHTKLDIRTVTGAASYPIVLRQAGCEDADMLIAVTNTDEVNMIACQVAHTLFRTPTKIARVRSTAYLTRKGLFAHEAIPIDVLISPEQVVTDHVRRLIEHPGALQVLEFAGGLVQLVAVKAFYGGPLVGQDLAFLAKHMPNVETRVAAIYRRNRPIIPRGDTVIEADDEVFFLAARRDIRAVMSELRRVERDFRRVVIAGGGNIGERLAEHLEHSHQVKIIEHSLERCTALSERLDRTVVLHGSATSKRLLEEENIEDCDIFCALTNDDEVNIMSSLLAKRLGAKKVLTLINNAAYVDLVQGGEIDIAISPQQATIGSLLTHVRRGDIVNVHSLRRGAAEAIEAIAHGDKQSSKVVGRTIAEINLPEGTTIGAIVRGKEVIIGHGDVMVESGDHVILFVIDKRRIRDVERLFQVGLTFF, from the coding sequence ATGAAGATTATTATTTTGGGTGCCGGCCAAGTCGGTGCCACCCTGGCAGAGCACCTTGCCCGCGAAGAAAATGACATCACCGTTGTCGATACCGACGGTGCGAAACTGCGCGAACTGCACACCAAACTGGATATTCGCACCGTGACGGGCGCAGCTTCGTATCCCATTGTGCTTCGTCAGGCGGGCTGCGAAGACGCCGATATGTTGATTGCGGTAACCAACACCGATGAAGTCAATATGATCGCCTGCCAAGTCGCTCACACACTATTCCGTACCCCCACCAAAATTGCCCGCGTACGCTCAACCGCCTACCTCACCCGTAAGGGGTTGTTCGCCCACGAAGCGATTCCTATTGATGTACTGATCAGCCCTGAACAAGTAGTCACGGATCATGTTCGCCGCCTGATTGAGCACCCCGGGGCGTTGCAGGTGTTGGAGTTTGCCGGTGGTTTGGTGCAGCTGGTGGCGGTCAAGGCGTTCTACGGTGGCCCGCTGGTGGGACAGGATTTAGCCTTTCTCGCCAAGCACATGCCCAATGTGGAAACACGCGTGGCGGCGATTTACCGCCGCAACCGGCCAATTATTCCCCGTGGCGATACGGTGATTGAAGCCGACGACGAGGTGTTTTTCCTGGCGGCACGGCGCGATATTCGTGCAGTAATGAGCGAACTACGCCGTGTTGAACGGGATTTTCGGCGGGTGGTCATTGCTGGTGGGGGCAATATCGGTGAACGCTTGGCCGAGCACCTGGAGCACAGCCATCAGGTCAAAATTATCGAGCACAGTTTAGAGCGCTGCACTGCGCTTTCCGAGCGGCTTGACCGAACGGTGGTACTTCACGGCAGCGCCACCAGCAAGCGGCTGTTGGAAGAAGAGAACATCGAAGACTGCGATATCTTTTGTGCCCTGACCAACGACGACGAAGTGAATATTATGTCGTCGCTACTGGCCAAACGCCTGGGAGCCAAGAAAGTACTGACGCTGATTAACAATGCTGCCTACGTGGACTTGGTTCAGGGGGGCGAAATCGACATTGCCATTTCCCCGCAGCAAGCAACCATCGGCAGCCTGCTTACTCACGTCCGCCGGGGCGATATTGTCAATGTGCACTCGCTACGCCGTGGCGCTGCAGAAGCCATCGAGGCGATCGCCCACGGTGATAAGCAGTCTTCAAAAGTGGTGGGCCGGACCATTGCTGAGATCAATCTGCCTGAAGGCACCACTATTGGCGCCATTGTGCGAGGCAAAGAGGTCATCATTGGCCATGGGGATGTGATGGTAGAGAGCGGCGACCACGTGATTCTGTTTGTGATCGATAAGCGGCGCATTCGTGACGTGGAGCGGCTATTCCAAGTGGGTTTAACGTTCTTTTAA
- the kdpF gene encoding K(+)-transporting ATPase subunit F, with protein sequence MNIALLIIATGTAAYLFYALVCPERF encoded by the coding sequence ATGAATATTGCACTGTTGATAATCGCGACCGGCACTGCGGCGTACTTGTTTTACGCGCTAGTTTGCCCCGAGCGTTTTTAG
- the kdpA gene encoding potassium-transporting ATPase subunit KdpA, with product MNDMIAIYAIVALLGVPLGIYIARALSTQPSRIDTLFRVIETPIYRLAGVNSQSVMTWQVYALAILKLHVGLILLAWLVFMCQGLLPLNPDGIPGMKWDTALHTAVSFATNTNQQHYSGQAQLSHLSQTFAIVTLQFLTPATGLAVLVAIARTLLVARPAGTLKGVGNYYHDLTRTVVRVMLPLAAVVALLLTSQGVPSSYQAAHQVEMLDSQVEEVQSIPLGPVASMVAIKQLGTNGGGWYGPNSSVPLENPTPLANVIETASLTIIPFALLIAIALISGRRRLMMGIGAVMLTFSLISTSVVVSSERMPNAALVELSQPGANLEGKELRFGTDLSALWGSWTTQTSNGSVNAMHDSFNPMGGMMVLMDMFVNVTFGGVGVGLIGFFLYLMLAAFVGSLMVGRAPELFGKPLETHEMRWISLAILAQPLVILGLSALTVAMPSAAGTSNPGFHGLSQVLYEFTSAFANNGSGFEGLGDDTPWWNLGCVIALMVGRFLPMLVPLAVAGWLAAKRTAPAGRGTLPMDSPAFMGLTAGVIVIVNLLGFLPALVLGPIAEAVTQGF from the coding sequence ATGAACGACATGATCGCCATTTATGCCATCGTGGCATTACTTGGTGTGCCATTGGGGATCTATATCGCCCGCGCGCTAAGTACTCAGCCTAGCCGAATCGACACGCTATTCAGAGTGATAGAGACGCCTATCTACCGATTAGCAGGCGTTAATAGTCAAAGCGTAATGACGTGGCAAGTCTATGCGTTAGCCATTCTGAAGCTGCATGTAGGCTTGATACTACTGGCATGGTTGGTGTTTATGTGTCAGGGCTTACTGCCCCTGAATCCTGACGGCATACCCGGCATGAAGTGGGATACAGCGCTGCATACGGCGGTGTCGTTTGCCACCAACACTAACCAGCAGCACTACTCAGGCCAAGCACAGCTTTCCCACCTCAGCCAAACCTTTGCCATTGTAACGCTGCAGTTTTTAACCCCCGCTACGGGGCTTGCCGTACTGGTCGCCATAGCACGTACCTTACTAGTGGCTCGGCCAGCTGGAACGTTAAAAGGAGTTGGCAATTACTATCATGACCTGACTCGCACGGTAGTACGCGTTATGTTGCCGCTGGCAGCAGTGGTGGCGTTGCTGCTGACGTCCCAGGGAGTGCCTTCTAGCTACCAAGCGGCGCATCAGGTGGAAATGCTGGATTCGCAAGTGGAAGAGGTGCAGTCGATACCCTTAGGGCCGGTTGCGTCCATGGTCGCGATCAAGCAACTGGGAACCAATGGTGGTGGCTGGTATGGGCCAAATTCTAGCGTTCCGCTTGAAAACCCAACGCCGTTGGCCAATGTGATTGAAACTGCTTCCCTGACGATCATTCCCTTCGCATTACTGATTGCCATTGCACTTATTAGTGGCCGACGCCGATTAATGATGGGTATTGGTGCTGTGATGCTGACGTTTTCGCTGATTTCCACCTCTGTTGTGGTTTCTTCGGAACGTATGCCGAATGCTGCTCTTGTCGAGCTTTCTCAGCCCGGCGCTAATTTGGAAGGCAAAGAACTGCGTTTTGGTACCGATCTTTCCGCTTTGTGGGGCAGTTGGACGACACAAACATCGAACGGCTCCGTTAACGCCATGCACGACAGCTTTAACCCCATGGGCGGCATGATGGTGTTAATGGATATGTTTGTGAACGTCACCTTTGGCGGCGTGGGTGTTGGGCTTATCGGTTTCTTTCTCTATCTGATGTTGGCGGCTTTTGTTGGCTCATTGATGGTCGGTAGAGCGCCAGAGCTGTTTGGCAAACCGCTAGAAACCCATGAAATGCGTTGGATATCTTTAGCGATCCTGGCGCAGCCGTTAGTCATTCTTGGTCTTTCCGCGCTTACCGTAGCGATGCCTAGCGCTGCTGGAACCTCAAACCCTGGTTTCCATGGCCTATCCCAAGTGCTTTACGAATTTACCTCTGCATTTGCCAATAACGGCTCTGGTTTTGAAGGGCTTGGCGATGATACGCCTTGGTGGAATCTCGGCTGTGTTATTGCACTGATGGTCGGCCGATTCCTTCCCATGCTGGTGCCATTAGCGGTGGCCGGATGGTTGGCAGCGAAGCGCACTGCACCCGCAGGACGCGGCACCTTGCCGATGGATAGCCCTGCATTTATGGGATTGACCGCCGGTGTGATTGTGATTGTTAACTTGCTGGGCTTCTTACCGGCGTTGGTGCTTGGCCCGATTGCTGAAGCCGTGACGCAAGGCTTCTAG
- the kdpB gene encoding potassium-transporting ATPase subunit KdpB has product MSHTELAKQPRRPLPIGQVVAGAVKGLAPQQLARNPVMAVVAIGTVVCFGLTPIAFVQGENGGFALAIALLLLATVLFATGAESLAESRGKAHAGALRKTKGELKAVKLNADGTTSNVTADSLRKGDRVKVVAGELIPADGDIVEGAASINESAVTGESAPVLREAGTDNSGVSAGTKVLSDHLIIEVSANPGESLLDRMIALVEGANRQKTPSELALSVLLAMLTLVFLIVVVTLVPMATFVGVETSTVMLVALLVCLIPTTIGGLLPAIGIAGMERAMRANLVAKSGKAVEIAGSIDTLLLDKTGTITLGDRRATEFAPCQQVPRQRVRDVAFLTSLEDPTPEGRSIVELATEQGVDVQLSEEADGATFEAFSAETRLSGVDLTSGKKLRKGAPNAIAEWVKAQGGDIPSDYEQVIARISRDGATPIAVAEGKQILGVVALSDVIKSGIAEKFAELRAMGIKTVMITGDNPITASAIAATAGVDDYIAEATPERKLALIREEQASGRLVAMVGDGTNDAPALAQADLGLAMNSGTQAAREAANMVDLDSDPGKLISAVEIGKQLLVTRGALTTFSLANDVAKYFVILPALFAASFPALGVLDVMNLHSPTTAVLAAVLFNALIIPALIPFALRGVSVKAASATELLRRNLLIYGLGGLLLPFPAIKLLDMLIALFI; this is encoded by the coding sequence ATGTCACATACTGAGCTTGCTAAACAGCCGCGTCGTCCGCTACCCATTGGCCAAGTCGTCGCTGGGGCTGTGAAAGGACTTGCGCCTCAACAACTTGCGCGAAATCCCGTGATGGCCGTGGTCGCCATTGGTACCGTAGTGTGCTTTGGGCTGACGCCTATTGCTTTCGTCCAGGGAGAAAATGGCGGTTTTGCGTTGGCTATAGCGTTGTTGTTGCTGGCCACCGTTCTGTTCGCCACGGGAGCCGAGTCGTTGGCAGAGTCTCGTGGTAAAGCCCACGCTGGGGCGCTGCGTAAAACCAAGGGAGAGCTGAAGGCAGTTAAGCTGAACGCTGATGGTACGACGAGTAATGTTACGGCCGACTCTCTCCGCAAAGGCGATCGTGTGAAAGTTGTCGCGGGGGAGCTGATTCCCGCCGATGGCGATATCGTTGAAGGGGCTGCCTCGATCAATGAGTCGGCTGTCACAGGTGAATCTGCACCCGTACTGCGTGAAGCGGGCACTGATAACAGCGGTGTCAGTGCCGGTACCAAAGTGCTGTCAGATCATCTGATTATCGAAGTCAGCGCTAACCCTGGCGAATCGTTGTTAGATCGCATGATTGCCTTGGTAGAAGGCGCCAATCGTCAGAAGACACCTTCCGAGCTGGCGCTATCGGTACTCTTGGCAATGCTAACGCTGGTGTTTTTGATCGTGGTCGTCACATTGGTACCCATGGCGACCTTCGTGGGCGTTGAAACCTCCACGGTCATGCTTGTGGCATTACTGGTCTGTTTAATTCCCACCACCATTGGTGGCCTCTTGCCTGCTATCGGTATTGCGGGTATGGAGCGCGCGATGCGGGCTAATCTGGTGGCTAAATCAGGTAAAGCCGTCGAGATCGCTGGCAGCATCGACACCTTGCTGCTGGACAAAACCGGCACGATAACGCTTGGCGATCGTCGTGCGACGGAGTTTGCTCCTTGCCAACAGGTTCCGCGCCAGCGAGTCCGTGACGTAGCGTTTTTAACGTCACTGGAAGACCCTACGCCGGAAGGACGCTCAATTGTTGAGCTAGCCACTGAACAAGGCGTCGATGTCCAGCTTAGTGAAGAAGCCGATGGTGCAACCTTTGAAGCGTTCAGTGCTGAAACACGTCTGTCAGGCGTTGATCTGACCAGTGGTAAAAAGCTGCGCAAGGGGGCACCGAATGCTATCGCTGAATGGGTAAAAGCCCAGGGCGGTGACATACCCAGCGATTACGAGCAGGTCATTGCACGTATCTCACGGGATGGCGCAACCCCCATTGCGGTGGCAGAAGGCAAACAGATTTTGGGCGTGGTGGCGCTGTCTGATGTGATTAAAAGCGGTATCGCGGAGAAGTTTGCTGAACTGCGTGCCATGGGTATCAAAACCGTAATGATTACGGGGGACAACCCGATTACGGCGTCGGCTATTGCCGCGACGGCAGGCGTGGACGATTACATTGCCGAAGCCACGCCAGAGCGCAAGCTAGCGTTGATTCGCGAAGAGCAGGCCAGTGGTCGCTTGGTTGCCATGGTGGGTGACGGTACTAACGATGCTCCCGCTCTTGCTCAAGCTGATCTGGGGTTGGCAATGAACTCGGGCACCCAGGCAGCCCGAGAAGCGGCCAATATGGTGGATCTGGACTCTGATCCTGGCAAGCTGATTAGTGCGGTGGAAATTGGCAAGCAGTTGCTGGTTACTCGAGGCGCGCTGACGACGTTCTCGCTGGCGAATGATGTGGCTAAATACTTTGTTATTTTGCCAGCGCTGTTTGCCGCTAGCTTCCCTGCACTTGGCGTGCTCGACGTTATGAATTTGCACTCGCCTACCACGGCGGTGCTAGCGGCGGTGCTATTCAACGCGTTAATCATTCCGGCATTAATTCCCTTTGCCTTGCGCGGTGTGTCTGTGAAGGCGGCATCGGCGACGGAATTGTTGCGTCGAAATCTGCTGATTTACGGCCTGGGTGGGCTGCTGCTGCCATTCCCTGCCATCAAGCTTCTCGACATGCTGATTGCGTTATTTATCTAG
- the kdpC gene encoding potassium-transporting ATPase subunit KdpC, with product MNVDMKRQIAANDDVLQAKASWGNALRFMVVMAILLGLIYPLVTTKLGGWLFPEQAQGSLVRDASGRVVGSSLVSQTFVSDEYFIGRPSAAGNDAGDVSGSNLAPSNVSLRERAQADANAIAQRENVSVEQIPVDLITASGSGIDPHISPEAAELQVARVAQARGIDEVTVTALIDQALENTGWLGSPVVNVLRLNVSLDDRFPVSSTTAAPLTPAPVTSTASDTME from the coding sequence ATGAATGTAGATATGAAACGCCAGATCGCTGCGAATGACGATGTGCTGCAGGCAAAGGCTTCCTGGGGTAATGCACTTCGCTTTATGGTGGTAATGGCAATTCTGCTGGGGCTGATTTACCCGTTGGTTACCACAAAACTGGGTGGCTGGTTATTCCCCGAGCAGGCCCAAGGGAGCTTGGTACGAGACGCTTCTGGTCGGGTGGTCGGGTCAAGCTTAGTGTCCCAAACGTTTGTCAGCGATGAGTACTTTATTGGTCGTCCATCAGCGGCGGGCAATGACGCAGGTGATGTCTCAGGGTCTAATCTGGCGCCGAGTAACGTATCGCTGCGCGAGCGTGCCCAGGCAGATGCAAATGCTATTGCTCAACGTGAAAACGTAAGTGTCGAACAAATTCCAGTTGACCTGATTACCGCGTCTGGGTCAGGTATCGACCCACATATCTCCCCCGAGGCGGCTGAGCTACAAGTTGCAAGAGTAGCGCAAGCACGCGGAATCGACGAAGTTACTGTGACGGCGCTAATTGATCAAGCACTTGAAAACACAGGCTGGCTGGGCTCGCCGGTGGTGAACGTGTTGCGGCTGAATGTCAGTTTGGATGACCGTTTTCCAGTATCATCAACCACCGCAGCGCCATTAACCCCAGCCCCAGTCACCTCGACGGCTTCAGACACCATGGAGTAA